A region of Argentina anserina chromosome 5, drPotAnse1.1, whole genome shotgun sequence DNA encodes the following proteins:
- the LOC126794711 gene encoding mitotic-spindle organizing protein 1A-like isoform X1: MDADAAKTARESLDLAFQMSNILETGLDRHTLSILIALCDLGLNPEALAAVVKELRNDLGPPQDAAHDSLLVEKLKCVCGGMI, encoded by the exons ATGGATGCGGATGCTGCAAAGACGGCCCGGGAGTCTCTAGACCTAGCATTTCAGATGTCGAACATTCTTGAGACAGGGCTTGATCGTCACACCCTCTCCATCCTTATTGCACTGTGTGATTTGGGTCTCAACCCTGAGGCGTTAGCTGCTGTTGTCAAGGAGCTCCGAAATGACCTCGGGCCACCGCAGGATGCTGCTCATGAT AGCCTTTTGGTGGAGAAACTAAAATGCGTTTGTGGAGGAATGATATGA
- the LOC126794711 gene encoding mitotic-spindle organizing protein 1A-like isoform X2 has protein sequence MDADAAKTARESLDLAFQMSNILETGLDRHTLSILIALCDLGLNPEALAAVVKELRNDLGPPQDAAHDVM, from the coding sequence ATGGATGCGGATGCTGCAAAGACGGCCCGGGAGTCTCTAGACCTAGCATTTCAGATGTCGAACATTCTTGAGACAGGGCTTGATCGTCACACCCTCTCCATCCTTATTGCACTGTGTGATTTGGGTCTCAACCCTGAGGCGTTAGCTGCTGTTGTCAAGGAGCTCCGAAATGACCTCGGGCCACCGCAGGATGCTGCTCATGATGTAATGTGA
- the LOC126795695 gene encoding protein NSP-INTERACTING KINASE 2-like: MRNEREAMPREAVVVALDSKRRKGSVEIVEWAFKYLVRPGDILLVLGVLDDDQLGHPKKQSCFPFNFLFATGACERSEMVDDDDLDSVVIKEKYEKMRGEYEIGLQTINRLCQSNEVQLQVKFAVGYCPARLAIEQARDLNTRWILMDSHFRESRLYLRGHVSCNIAVMKNKYFATLMLSNATPTHSNLSENIPEESYNAQHPVEVPSKSLSPDELRMSPAPAPYRQNPCCYPVSWRTGFPRVFSHSEVEVITNGFADDYVTKELTGVKVYQGILQDTTVIVKCYKEVNKGFWSLLKILSRVYHRNILNLVGYCYTGATAYMVFDFPCLGNLEVNFQIEELANKLGWRTRWCIAQEIGRSLRYLHEECADGPIIYKSVCSCNVTLSHDNSAMLANLRDAEWLDGVVPCDEDLVAKCSDSEEDERLFVDVRGYGKFLLELITGKNACSFPIQGNDQSLIDWAFPQLENGVLKELMDCRVIETAGDARMVRQMAHAALRCLNVDADHKLSMSEALAIVRGDELVVSIEALKIYE, from the exons atgagaaatgagaGGGAGGCGATGCCAAGAGAAGCTGTGGTTGTGGCGTTGGACTCCAAACGGAGAAAGGGAAGCGTGGAGATAGTGGAATGGGCCTTCAAGTACTTGGTTCGTCCAGGAGACATCCTCCTTGTCTTGGGTGTTTTGGATGATGATCAACTCGGACACCCCAAGAAGCAGTCCTGCTTTCCTTTCAACTTTCTCTTCGCCACCGGCGCAT GCGAGAGATCAGAAATGGTTGACGATGACGACCTGGATTCTGTTGTGATTAAAGAGAAATACGAGAAAATGAGAGGCGAGTACGAGATTGGCCTCCAAACTATAAACCGCCTGTGCCAAAGCAATGAG GTGCAGTTGCAAGTTAAATTTGCTGTGGGATACTGTCCGGCGAGATTAGCAATTGAGCAAGCACGCGACCTTAACACTCGGTGGATCTTAATGGACAG TCACTTTAGGGAGTCCAGACTTTATCTACGGGGACATGTAAGCTGCAACATTGCAGTAATGAAGAACAAATATTTTGCTACcttgatgctatcaaatgcaACCCCAACTCACAGTAATTTGTCTGAGAATATTCCTGAAGAAAGTTACAATGCACAACATCCTGTGGAAGTGCCTAGTAAAAGCTTAAGTCCTGATGAATTACGAATGTCACCTGCACCGGCACCTTATCGTCAGAATCCTTGTTGCTACCCAGTTTCTTGGAGAACTGGCTTCCCTCGAGTATTTTCGCACAGTGAAGTTGAAGTTATAACAAATGGCTTTGCCGATGACTATGTTACAAAAGAACTGACAGGCGTGAAAGTTTACCAAGGAATATTGCAAGACACAACTGTTATAGTCAAGTGTTACAAAGAAGTGAATAAAGGCTTCTGGTCATTGCTAAAGATCCTCTCTCGAGTATATCACCGCAATATCTTGAACCTCGTAGGGTACTGCTACACTGGTGCTACTGCATACATGGTCTTCGACTTTCCATGTTTGGGTAACCTTGAGGTCAACTTTCAAA TTGAGGAATTGGCTAATAAGCTGGGGTGGAGAACAAGGTGGTGTATCGCTCAAGAGATAGGCAGAAGCTTGCGCTATCTTCATGAGGAATGTGCTGATGGACCTATCATTTACAAATCTGTTTGTTCCTGTAATGTTACACTTTCTCATGATAACTCTGCAATG CTTGCCAACCTGAGAGATGCTGAATGGCTTGATGGAGTTGTTCCCTGTGATGAAGATTTGGTTGCCAA ATGCTCAGATTCCGAAGAAGACGAGCGCCTGTTTGTAGATGTACGTGGTTATGGGAAATTCCTCCTGGAGCTTATTACAGGGAAAAATGCATGTAGCTTTCCAATCCAAGGGAATGATCAATCCTTGATTGACTGG GCATTTCCACAACTAGAAAATGGTGTACTTAAGGAACTAATGGACTGCCGAGTGATAGAAACTGCCGgtgatgctagaatggtacgTCAGATGGCCCATGCTGCATTGCGCTGCCTAAATGTCGACGCAGATCACAAACTTTCGATGAGCGAG GCCTTGGCAATTGTTCGCGGTGACGAACTCGTGGTATCCATTGAAGCTCTGAAGATATATGAATGA
- the LOC126795696 gene encoding LOW QUALITY PROTEIN: 3-ketoacyl-CoA synthase 7-like (The sequence of the model RefSeq protein was modified relative to this genomic sequence to represent the inferred CDS: inserted 7 bases in 4 codons): protein MVSEQTIVICHNRIISKFLFLFLAGTTLIITVLLLKLRSTRIYLVDFTCYLAPILRVPKSHFIEHVELSNINGREGIDFQIKVMERSGIGSEACMPTSLHEIPPXVDDTRNEIEMVLFTVVEDLLSKHKVDPKSIDILVSNCSIFCPTPSISSMIINKFGFQSNIKSINLSGMGCSAGILSICLAKDLLKVHKFIGISXSLLSMEAVTPNGYAGKKKSMLLPNVLFRMGGAAILLSNRKKDKGMAKYELQHLVRTHIGSDDEAYQSVFQKPDEDGFEGVXLSRALLSVATKALKTNLSALGPLVLPYSEQLWFAWSMIRKKLRFLPKQKGIYVPNFKKAIKHFCIHAGGRAVIDSIKQSRKLQKEDAEASRMTLHRFGNTSSSSIWYELCYLKAKGKXWQIAFGSGFRCNSAIWKCISDVDPTKRSAWSDNINLYPIIDDEIPN from the exons ATGGTATCAGAACAG ACAATTGTCATCTGTCACAACAGAATCATTTCTAAATTCCTTTTCCTATTTTTAGCTGGAACCACTTTGATCATTACAGTTCTCCTTCTAAAACTCAGATCAACGAGGATATACTTGGTTGATTTCACTTGCTATCTTGCTCCTATATTGAGGGTTCCAAAGTCGCACTTCATCGAACATGTCGAGTTGTCCAACATCAATGGCAGAGAGGGTATTGACTTCCAAATCAAGGTAATGGAAAGGTCAGGCATTGGATCAGAGGCTTGCATGCCTACTTCACTGCACGAGATTCCGCC CGTGGATGATACTcgaaatgaaattgaaatggTTCTCTTCACTGTTGTTGAAGACCTTCTATCCAAACACAAAGTGGATCCTAAAAGCATTGACATTCTTGTTTCAAACTGCAGCATTTTCTGCCCTACACCATCCATTAGTTCTATGATCATAAACAAGTTTGGATTTCAAAGCAACATAAAGAGCATAAACCTCAGCGGCATGGGATGCAGTGCTGGAATCCTGTCAATTTGTTTAGCCAAGGATCTTCTCAAAGTTCACAAATTTATTGGCATTA CCTCACTCCTCAGCATGGAAGCTGTAACTCCCAATGGTTATGCGGGTAAGAAAAAATCCATGCTTCTTCCAAATGTCTTGTTTAGGATGGGAGGAGCTGCTATTCTACTATCGAATAGGAAGAAGGACAAGGGCATGGCAAAGTACGAGCTTCAGCATCTTGTCAGAACCCACATTGGTTCAGATGATGAAGCATACCAATCTGTTTTCCAGAAACCAGATGAAGATGGATTTGAAGGAGT ACTATCAAGAGCGCTGCTAAGTGTGGCAACAAAAGCTCTTAAAACAAACCTCTCAGCTCTAGGGCCACTTGTGCTACCATACTCCGAGCAGCTTTGGTTCGCATGGTCGATGATCCGTAAGAAACTCAGGTTCTTACCAAAGCAGAAGGGAATTTATGTGCCGAATTTCAAGAAGGCAATCAAACATTTCTGCATCCATGCTGGTGGAAGAGCAGTGATTGATAGCATAAAACAGAGTCGGAAACTGCAAAAGGAAGATGCTGAGGCTTCAAGAATGACATTACATAGATTTGGAAAcacatcatcttcttcaatctGGTATGAGCTTTGCTATTTGAAAGCAAAAGGAAA ATGGCAAATTGCATTCGGAAGTGGGTTCAGGTGTAACAGTGCAATTTGGAAATGCATTTCAGATGTTGATCCAACAAAACGAAGTGCATGGTCAGACAACATCAATTTGTATCCTATCATTGATGATGAGATCCCAAATTAA
- the LOC126794900 gene encoding uncharacterized protein LOC126794900: protein MWGGDLKEPGEPLYVFTHRRSKHFDRKVGSGTWSSQNLDRVAAPAHPDVVLGFKREFRYIKGSDSVQNGAWLMTEYEITSHSDLLLCALRRSPRATEDTAPPPKQKKKSNKRKKNEEEAVNTLKTQESEPSTSTSSLDVEQLDHLVHDSLTVRKMCK from the exons ATGTGGGGTGGGGATCTCAAAGAGCCCGGAGAGCCTCTCTATGTCTTCACTCATCGGAGATCCAAACACTTCGACAGAAAGGTCGGTTCCGGGACATGGAGTTCCCAGAATCTAGACCGAGTCGCTGCTCCTGCCCATCCTGATGTCGTTCTCGGATTCAAAAGAGAATTCCGGTATATCAAGGGTTCCGATTCTGTCCAAAATGGGGCTTGGTTGATGACCGAGTACGAAATCACATCCCACAGTGATCTTCTACTCTGTGCCCTCAGAAGAAGCCCTAGAGCAACTGAAGACACTGCTCCTCCTCCgaagcaaaagaagaagagcaacaaaagaaagaagaatgaggAGGAGGCTGTGAACACTTTGAAAACGCAAGAATCAGAACCCTCTACCTCTACCTCTTCCTTGGATGTTGAGCAGCTTGATCATCTGGTTCATGATTCTCTAActgttag gaaaatgtgcaaatga
- the LOC126793924 gene encoding pentatricopeptide repeat-containing protein At1g10910, chloroplastic, producing MEASALGISVQHVLCRNSVPPFVGSVEPWRTRVSYTCHVCCATTINKEPFRRQPSKFDSGRATRPHSKQYLARQSAILEVQQSSDLESALTRLGGSLKVQDLNAIIRYFGIQKRWHDLSQLFEWMQQSGKISASSYSSYIKFMGKSLNPVKALEIYDSIQDESTKKNVHICNSVLGSLVRSGKFDGSIKLFHQMKQDGLTPDVVTYSTLLAGCIKFKHGYSKALELVQELQNNELQMDSVLYGTLLAICASNNKLEEAESYFKQMKDEGHLPNEFHYSSLLNAYSVSGNYKKADALVQDMKSAGLVPNKVLLTTLLKAYVRGGLFQKSKELLAELEALGYAEDEMPYCLLMNALAKAGHIQDAKLVFDEMKAKSVRSDGYSYSIMISAFCRGGLIDDAKQLAKDFEKTYDKYDLVMLNTMICAYCRAGEMDSVMEMLRKMDELKITPDNKTFHILIKYFCKEKLYMLAYKTMEDMHNKGYPPDEELCSSLMFHLGKVRAYSEAYSIYNMLRYSKRTMCKALHEKILHVLVAGRLLKDAYIVVKDNPRLISKPATMKFATAFMKLGNINLINDVLKAIDGSGCKIDQGIFQMAISRYISEPDKKDLLLQLLQWMPGQDYIVDSSTRNLLLKNSHLFDRQHIAELLSKQHMISKASKSTKDK from the exons ATGGAGGCGTCGGCACTCGGCATCAGTGTCCAACATGTCCTCTGCCGCAACTCGGTTCCACCATTTGTTGGCTCAGTGGAACCATGGAGGACCAGAGTGAGTTATACTTGTCATGTCTGTTGTGCCACAACTATTAACAAAGAGCCATTTCGACGGCAGCCTTCCAAGTTTGACAGTGGGAGGGCCACAAGGCCTCACTCCAAGCAGTATTTAGCAAGGCAATCTGCGATTCTTGAAGTCCAGCAGTCGTCTGACTTGGAATCTGCTCTCACTAG ATTAGGTGGAAGTTTGAAGGTCCAAGACTTGAATGCCATAATACGCTATTTCGGGATACAGAAAAGATGGCATGATCTTTCCCAG CTCTTTGAATGGATGCAACAGAGTGGAAAAATTAGTGCATCTTCCTATAGTAGCTATATAAAATTTATGGGAAAGAGCCTCAATCCTGTAAAGGCACTAGAAATTTACGATAGCATTCAAGATGAATCAACCAAAAAGAATGTTCACATATGCAATTCGGTTCTTGGTAGTCTGGTCAGGAGTGGCAAGTTTGATGGCAGTATTAAGTTGTTTCACCAGATGAAGCAGGATGGCTTAACACCAGATGTTGTCACCTATAGTACG CTGCTTGCAGGTTGCATCAAATTCAAACACGGTTATTCAAAGGCATTAGAGCTTGTTCAAGAATTACAAAATAATGAGCTGCAGATGGACAGTGTACTTTATGGTACACTTTTAGCAAtttgtgcttcaaataatAAATTGGAGGAAGCAGAAAGTTATTTTAAGCAGATGAAGGATGAAGGTCATTTACCGAATGAATTCCATTACAGCTCATTGCTCAATGCTTACTCTGTAAGCGGAAACTACAAAAAAGCTGATGCTTTGGTGCAAGATATGAAATCTGCAGGGTTAGTACCTAATAAG GTCCTGTTGACAACATTATTGAAGGCTTATGTCAGAGGTGGGTTgtttcaaaaatcaaaagaattaTTAGCCGAACTGGAAGCTTTGGGGTATGCTGAAGATGAG ATGCCATACTGTCTGTTGATGAATGCCCTTGCTAAGGCTGGGCATATACAAGATGCTAAGTTGGTTTTTGATGAAATGAAGGCTAAATCGGTACGATCAG ATGGATATTCTTACAGTATCATGATTTCTGCTTTCTGCCGAGGTGGGCTTATAGATGATGCAAAGCAGTTGGCTAAGGACTTCGAAAAAACTTATGACAAGTATGATTTGGTTATGTTGAATACAATGATATGTGCCTATTGCAGAGCAGGTGAAATGGATAGTGTAATGGAAATGCTGAGAAAAATGGATGAATTAAAAATAACACCTGATAATAAGACCTTCCATATTCTAATAAAGTACTTTTGTAAGGAGAAGCTATACATGCTTGCTTATAAGACCATGGAGGACATGCACAACAAAGGCTACCCACCAGATGAG GAACTTTGTTCCTCATTAATGTTTCATCTTGGGAAAGTGAGAGCATATTCAGAAGCATACTCCATTTACAATATGCTAAGGTATAGTAAGCGAACCATGTGCAAGGCCCTTCATGAGAAGATTCTACACGTTCTAGTAGCCGGAAGGCTTCTTAAAGATGCGTATATAGTAGTCAAG GATAATCCGAGGTTGATTTCTAAGCCTGCTACTATGAAATTTGCAACTGCATTTATGAAATTGGGAAATATCAACTTGATAAATGATGTTTTGAAGGCAATTGATGGCTCTGGTTGCAAGATTGATCAG GGAATATTTCAGATGGCCATATCACGTTATATTTCAGAGCCTGACAAGAAGGATCTACTTCTTCAGTTACTACAGTGGATGCCAGGACAAGATTATATTGTGGATTCATCTACAAGAAACCTGTTACTGAAGAACTCTCACTTATTTGATCGCCAGCACATTGCGGAGTTGCTATCGAAGCAACATATGATATCAAAAGCGTCAAAATCTACTAAAGATAAGTGA